Proteins found in one Kineococcus endophyticus genomic segment:
- a CDS encoding ABC-F family ATP-binding cassette domain-containing protein yields the protein MAHLLGGEALRLEHPTRVVFDSLTLGVDEGDRIGVVGRNGDGKSSLLGLLAGRTTPDAGRVTRRGGVRVGVLDQTDDLDSDATVGHSVVGDTDEHVWAGDPKVRDVIAGLVSDIPWDARVGDLSGGQRRRVALAAVLVGDWDVLLLDEPTNHLDVEGIAWLAGHLRTRWSPTDGALLVVTHDRWFLDEVCTTTWEVHDRIVEPFEGGYAAYVLQRVERDRQAASAEAKRQNLMTKELAWLRRGAPARTSKPKFRIEAANALIADVPPPRDRVQLSRLATARLGKDVVDLLDVSVSFGDKQVLRDVEWRIAPGERTGILGANGSGKSTLLSLVAGLRQPTEGRVKTGSTVRIGILDQQFRELADIAGDRVREVLARTQTTFLVDGKDMTPAQLLERLGFAREHLSARVGELSGGQARRLHLLLVLLSEPNVLILDEPTNDLDVDMLAAMEDVLDTWPGTLIVVSHDRYFVDRVTDQQYAVLEGRLRHLPGGFEEYLRLREAGVGAAPTASAAPAVEPAGLSGADLRAAQKEMTAAERRLDKLTGQIARLHEEMAAADPSDYAGTMELDGKLKELEAEVATLEERWLELSELVA from the coding sequence GTGGCACACCTGCTCGGCGGCGAAGCGCTCCGTCTCGAACACCCCACCCGCGTCGTCTTCGACTCCCTGACCCTCGGCGTCGACGAGGGGGACCGCATCGGCGTCGTGGGCCGCAACGGCGACGGCAAGTCGAGCCTGCTGGGGCTGCTGGCCGGGCGCACGACCCCCGACGCGGGCCGGGTGACCCGCCGCGGCGGGGTGCGCGTGGGCGTCCTGGACCAGACCGACGACCTCGACTCCGACGCCACCGTCGGACACAGCGTCGTCGGCGACACCGACGAGCACGTCTGGGCCGGCGACCCGAAGGTCCGCGACGTCATCGCGGGTCTGGTCAGCGACATCCCGTGGGACGCCCGCGTCGGTGACCTCTCCGGTGGTCAGCGCCGTCGCGTGGCGCTCGCGGCCGTCCTCGTCGGCGATTGGGACGTCCTGCTGCTCGACGAGCCCACCAACCACCTCGACGTCGAGGGCATCGCCTGGCTCGCCGGGCACCTGAGGACCCGCTGGAGCCCGACCGACGGCGCGCTGCTCGTCGTGACGCACGACCGGTGGTTCCTCGACGAGGTGTGCACCACGACGTGGGAGGTCCACGACCGGATCGTCGAACCGTTCGAGGGCGGGTACGCCGCCTACGTCCTGCAGCGCGTCGAGCGCGACCGCCAGGCCGCCTCGGCCGAGGCCAAGCGGCAGAACCTCATGACCAAGGAGCTGGCCTGGCTCCGGCGCGGCGCCCCGGCCCGCACGTCGAAGCCCAAGTTCCGGATCGAGGCCGCCAACGCCCTCATCGCCGACGTCCCCCCGCCGCGCGACCGCGTGCAGCTGTCCCGCCTCGCCACCGCCCGGCTCGGCAAGGACGTCGTCGACCTGCTCGACGTGTCGGTCTCGTTCGGGGACAAGCAGGTCCTGCGCGACGTCGAGTGGCGCATCGCCCCGGGTGAGCGGACCGGGATCCTCGGCGCCAACGGGTCCGGCAAGTCCACGTTGCTGTCGCTGGTCGCGGGTCTGCGGCAGCCGACGGAGGGCCGGGTCAAGACCGGTTCGACCGTGCGCATCGGCATCCTCGACCAGCAGTTCCGCGAGCTCGCCGACATCGCCGGCGACCGGGTCCGCGAGGTGCTCGCGAGGACGCAGACGACGTTCCTCGTCGACGGCAAGGACATGACCCCCGCCCAGCTGCTGGAACGGCTCGGGTTCGCCCGCGAGCACCTGTCCGCGCGCGTCGGGGAGCTGTCCGGTGGTCAGGCGCGCCGGCTGCACCTGCTGCTGGTGCTGCTGTCCGAGCCCAACGTCCTCATCCTCGACGAACCGACCAACGACCTCGACGTCGACATGCTCGCCGCGATGGAGGACGTGCTCGACACCTGGCCGGGAACGTTGATCGTCGTCTCGCACGACCGGTACTTCGTCGACCGGGTCACCGACCAGCAGTACGCCGTGCTCGAGGGTCGGCTGCGGCACCTGCCCGGCGGGTTCGAGGAGTACCTGCGGCTGCGCGAGGCGGGGGTGGGCGCGGCGCCGACCGCGAGCGCCGCTCCCGCGGTCGAACCGGCGGGTCTGAGCGGGGCGGACCTGCGCGCCGCGCAGAAGGAGATGACGGCCGCCGAACGCCGCCTCGACAAGCTCACGGGCCAGATCGCGAGGCTGCACGAGGAGATGGCCGCCGCCGACCCGTCCGACTACGCAGGGACGATGGAGCTCGACGGCAAGCTCAAGGAGCTCGAGGCCGAGGTGGCGACGCTCGAGGAGCGCTGGCTGGAGCTGTCCGAGCTCGTCGCCTGA
- a CDS encoding 4-(cytidine 5'-diphospho)-2-C-methyl-D-erythritol kinase — MPVSENRPGVTARAPAKVNLLLQVGPLRDDGFHDLVTVFQAVSLHEDVTATPADTWGITVEGAGGTDVSGVPLDGRNLALRAARLLAERAGVEEPVHLHVRKEVPVAGGMAGGSADAAAALVACDALWQLRTGLDGLAALGADLGSDVPFGLHGRTAVGTGRGEQLVPVLTRGAFHWVFVLDDTGLSTPRVFAECDRQRGPGWTGPGADGRLEAVEAALRDGDPRALAAALSNDLADAACALAPQLTRTLDAGRAAGALGAVVSGSGPTVALLAESATAARDVAAVLAPVVGEGRLRTASGPAVGARVLEAVA, encoded by the coding sequence ATCCCCGTGTCCGAGAACCGACCCGGCGTCACCGCGCGAGCCCCCGCCAAGGTCAACCTGCTGCTGCAGGTCGGGCCGTTGCGCGACGACGGGTTCCACGACCTCGTGACGGTGTTCCAGGCCGTGTCCCTGCACGAGGACGTCACGGCCACGCCCGCCGACACCTGGGGCATCACGGTGGAGGGCGCGGGCGGCACCGACGTGTCCGGCGTGCCCCTGGACGGCAGGAACCTCGCCTTGCGCGCGGCCCGGCTCCTCGCCGAGCGTGCCGGCGTCGAGGAACCCGTGCACCTGCACGTCCGCAAGGAGGTGCCCGTCGCGGGCGGCATGGCGGGTGGGTCGGCGGACGCGGCTGCCGCCCTCGTGGCCTGCGACGCGCTCTGGCAGCTGCGGACCGGCCTGGACGGACTCGCCGCCCTGGGCGCCGACCTCGGGTCCGACGTCCCCTTCGGCCTGCACGGGCGCACGGCCGTCGGCACCGGGCGCGGCGAGCAGCTCGTGCCCGTCCTCACGCGCGGCGCGTTCCACTGGGTCTTCGTCCTCGACGACACCGGGCTCTCGACACCGCGCGTCTTCGCCGAGTGCGACCGGCAGCGCGGGCCGGGCTGGACCGGGCCGGGGGCCGACGGGCGGCTGGAGGCCGTCGAGGCGGCGCTGCGCGACGGCGACCCCCGGGCCCTGGCCGCGGCCCTGTCCAACGACCTCGCCGACGCCGCCTGCGCCCTGGCCCCGCAGCTGACCCGCACCCTCGACGCCGGCCGGGCCGCCGGAGCCCTCGGCGCCGTCGTGTCGGGCTCCGGGCCGACCGTGGCGCTGCTCGCGGAGTCGGCCACCGCCGCGCGCGACGTCGCGGCCGTGCTGGCGCCCGTCGTGGGGGAGGGGCGGCTGCGAACCGCCTCCGGGCCCGCCGTCGGCGCGCGCGTGCTGGAGGCCGTGGCCTGA
- the rsmA gene encoding 16S rRNA (adenine(1518)-N(6)/adenine(1519)-N(6))-dimethyltransferase RsmA, which yields MARVRQEPLTSSLLSARDVRELADRLGVRPTKQLGQNFVVDANTVRRIVRVADLTATDVVVEVGPGLGSLTLALLEVADRVVAVEIDPVLAAELPTTVRDRARQGTSFDVVVADAVQVAELPGPAPTALVANLPYNVAVPVLLTMLQRFDSLRHGVVMVQSEVADRLVAGPGSRTYGVPSVKTAWYAEARRAGSVPPPVFWPVPRVDSGLVAFTRRPAPATAASREEVFAVVDAAFAQRRKTLRAALATWAGSPVRAEELLRAADVDPQARGEQLTVADFARIAEAGH from the coding sequence ATGGCCCGTGTGCGGCAAGAACCTCTGACCAGTTCCCTCCTGTCGGCCCGCGACGTCCGCGAGCTGGCCGACCGGCTCGGCGTCCGGCCGACGAAGCAGCTCGGCCAGAACTTCGTCGTCGACGCCAACACGGTGCGCCGCATCGTCCGGGTCGCCGACCTCACCGCCACCGACGTGGTGGTCGAGGTCGGCCCCGGGCTCGGCTCGCTGACCCTGGCGCTGCTCGAGGTGGCCGACCGCGTCGTCGCGGTCGAGATCGACCCCGTTCTGGCCGCCGAACTCCCCACCACCGTGCGGGACCGCGCGCGTCAGGGCACCTCGTTCGACGTCGTGGTCGCCGACGCGGTGCAGGTGGCCGAACTGCCAGGCCCCGCCCCCACGGCCCTGGTCGCCAACCTGCCGTACAACGTCGCCGTCCCCGTCCTGCTGACGATGCTGCAGCGGTTCGACTCCCTCCGGCACGGCGTCGTCATGGTGCAGTCCGAGGTCGCCGACCGCCTCGTGGCCGGCCCCGGCAGCCGCACCTACGGCGTCCCCAGCGTCAAGACCGCGTGGTACGCCGAGGCGCGCCGGGCCGGGTCCGTCCCGCCTCCGGTCTTCTGGCCCGTGCCGCGCGTGGACTCCGGGCTCGTCGCCTTCACCCGGCGGCCCGCCCCCGCGACGGCCGCCTCGCGCGAAGAGGTCTTCGCCGTCGTCGACGCCGCCTTCGCCCAGCGCCGCAAGACGTTGCGCGCCGCGCTCGCCACCTGGGCGGGGTCCCCGGTGCGGGCCGAGGAACTGCTGCGCGCCGCCGACGTCGACCCGCAGGCGCGCGGGGAGCAGCTCACGGTCGCCGACTTCGCCCGGATCGCCGAGGCGGGACACTAG
- a CDS encoding ubiquitin-like domain-containing protein, with amino-acid sequence MPFPLVSAARTTSRTVRLVAGGTCLAAVVGGTVAFTALDKDVVIDADGQRTQASAFGGTVGDVLADRGITVGEHDIVAPAATTQLQDGQTIVVRYGRQLTLTVDGETKTYWTTAQTVDAALADLDVRADGAKLSASRSEPLGRQGLSLDVTTSKAVTLVADGQTRQLTSTGADVNALLAEAGVTMRPGDEMSNAGKDRLAAGMTVTVVRVDRSTSTETVGIPHGSRTEQTDQLFTGEKKVVTAGVDGSKTVTFADLFRDGVRAEHNATGEVVDTAPVEEVVQVGTKAKPAPAPAAASSGGGGGGSVGGGVDSLNWAGLARCESGGNPSIVSASGKYHGLYQFSVQTWRAVGGSGLPSQASASEQTYRAKLLYQRAGAGQWPVCGKNL; translated from the coding sequence GTGCCGTTCCCCCTGGTCTCCGCTGCCCGCACCACCTCCCGCACGGTCCGGCTCGTCGCGGGCGGCACCTGCCTCGCGGCGGTGGTCGGCGGGACGGTCGCCTTCACGGCGCTCGACAAGGACGTCGTCATCGACGCCGACGGGCAGCGCACCCAGGCCAGCGCCTTCGGCGGCACCGTCGGCGACGTCCTCGCCGACCGGGGCATCACCGTCGGCGAGCACGACATCGTGGCCCCCGCCGCGACCACCCAGCTGCAGGACGGCCAGACGATCGTCGTCCGTTACGGCCGCCAGCTGACCCTCACCGTCGACGGTGAGACCAAGACCTACTGGACGACGGCCCAGACCGTCGACGCGGCGCTCGCCGACCTCGACGTGCGCGCCGACGGCGCCAAGCTGTCGGCCTCCCGCTCCGAACCGCTCGGCCGCCAGGGCCTGTCGCTCGACGTCACGACGTCCAAGGCCGTGACGCTCGTCGCCGACGGCCAGACGCGCCAGCTCACCAGCACCGGCGCCGACGTCAACGCCCTCCTCGCCGAGGCCGGCGTGACGATGCGCCCGGGCGACGAGATGTCGAACGCGGGCAAGGACCGCCTCGCCGCGGGCATGACCGTCACCGTCGTGCGCGTCGACCGCTCCACGAGCACCGAGACGGTGGGCATCCCGCACGGCAGCCGCACCGAGCAGACCGACCAGCTCTTCACCGGTGAGAAGAAGGTCGTCACCGCCGGGGTCGACGGGTCCAAGACGGTGACCTTCGCCGACCTCTTCCGCGACGGCGTGCGCGCCGAGCACAACGCCACCGGCGAGGTCGTCGACACGGCCCCCGTCGAGGAGGTCGTCCAGGTCGGCACGAAGGCCAAGCCGGCTCCCGCCCCGGCCGCCGCGTCCAGCGGTGGTGGCGGCGGCGGGTCCGTCGGCGGCGGCGTCGACTCCCTCAACTGGGCCGGCCTGGCCCGCTGCGAGTCCGGCGGCAACCCCTCCATCGTCTCGGCCAGCGGCAAGTACCACGGCCTCTACCAGTTCTCCGTCCAGACGTGGCGCGCCGTGGGCGGCAGCGGTCTGCCGAGCCAGGCGTCGGCGTCCGAGCAGACGTACCGCGCCAAGCTGCTGTACCAGCGCGCCGGTGCCGGACAATGGCCCGTGTGCGGCAAGAACCTCTGA
- a CDS encoding TatD family hydrolase, whose protein sequence is MTGRPPAPEPLAVPVADNHTHLDSESEEDVEALLAAAAAAGVPRSVQIGCDLPAARWTVAALDRHPQLLGGVALHPNEVPDLVAAGEYDAALAEIATLARHPRVRVVGETGLDHFRTPPEQWHLQEESFRAHIALAKELGLALQIHDRDAHDDVLRVLVEEGAPERTVFHCFSGDAAMARVCADAGYYLSFAGTVTFKNAGDLREALRVAPRDRIMVETDAPYLTPVPHRGRLNAGYLVPLTVRSMAQTLGADLDELCATIAATTEAVYGPW, encoded by the coding sequence GTGACGGGACGCCCACCCGCACCGGAACCCCTCGCCGTCCCGGTCGCCGACAACCACACGCACCTCGACTCCGAGTCCGAGGAGGACGTCGAGGCGCTGCTGGCGGCGGCCGCGGCGGCGGGGGTTCCCCGCAGCGTCCAGATCGGCTGCGACCTGCCCGCCGCGCGGTGGACGGTCGCGGCGCTGGACCGGCACCCGCAGCTGCTCGGCGGGGTCGCGCTGCACCCGAACGAGGTCCCGGACCTGGTGGCCGCGGGGGAGTACGACGCCGCCCTCGCCGAGATCGCCACGCTGGCCCGGCACCCGCGCGTGCGCGTCGTGGGGGAGACCGGGCTGGACCACTTCCGGACGCCGCCGGAGCAGTGGCACCTGCAGGAGGAGTCCTTCCGCGCCCACATCGCGCTGGCCAAGGAGCTCGGGCTCGCGCTGCAGATCCACGACCGCGACGCCCACGACGACGTCCTGCGCGTGCTGGTCGAGGAGGGCGCCCCCGAGCGCACCGTCTTCCACTGCTTCTCCGGGGACGCCGCCATGGCGCGCGTCTGCGCCGACGCGGGGTACTACCTCTCCTTCGCCGGCACCGTGACGTTCAAGAACGCGGGTGACCTGCGGGAGGCGCTGCGGGTCGCACCGCGGGACCGGATCATGGTCGAGACCGACGCGCCGTACCTGACGCCGGTGCCCCACCGCGGGCGTCTCAACGCCGGGTACCTCGTGCCCCTGACGGTGCGCTCCATGGCGCAGACGCTCGGGGCGGACCTCGACGAGCTCTGCGCGACCATCGCCGCCACCACGGAGGCCGTCTACGGTCCCTGGTGA
- the metG gene encoding methionine--tRNA ligase: MTHVLSAVAWPYANGPRHIGHVAGFGVPSDVFSRYMRMAGHDVLMVSGTDEHGTPILVQAEQEGLSPQGLADRYNRVITEDLQGLGLSYDLFTRTTTANHYAVVQEMFRTVHRNGYMVAQKGMGAISPSTGRTLPDRYVEGTCPICGFDGARGDQCDNCGNQLDAIELKNPRSRINGETPVFVETEHFYLDLPAVADALGSWLQTRADTGRWRPNVLNFSKNLLEDMKPRAMTRDIDWGIPVPLAGWEENPAKRLYVWFDAVIGYLSASVEWARRSGDDDAWRAWWTDPSAESYYFMGKDNITFHSQIWPAELLAYDGRGSRGGEPGRFGNLNLPTEVVASEFLTMEGKQFSSSRGVVIHVRDVLARYQPDALRYFISAAGPENNDSDFTWQEFATRATSELVAGWGNLVNRTASLIAKNVGEIPAAGELTDADRTLLDTTRAGFGVVGDLIEHHRQRAGLGEAMRVVGEVNKYLTDQEPWKIKNSDPDRMRTVLHVTAQAVSDCRTLLSPYLPHSAQKVHEAFGGTGTVSPLPELREVTDLDDGRPYPVLSGDYRRGETLPAWGPAPIVPGTPVAAPTPIFTKLDVAAVVEEELARLQQ; this comes from the coding sequence ATGACCCACGTCCTGTCCGCGGTGGCCTGGCCCTACGCCAACGGCCCCCGCCACATCGGCCACGTCGCCGGCTTCGGCGTCCCCTCCGACGTGTTCAGCCGGTACATGCGGATGGCGGGTCACGACGTCCTCATGGTCTCGGGCACCGACGAGCACGGGACGCCGATCCTCGTGCAGGCCGAGCAGGAGGGCCTGAGCCCGCAGGGGCTGGCCGACCGCTACAACCGGGTCATCACCGAGGACCTGCAGGGCCTGGGGTTGTCCTACGACCTCTTCACCCGGACCACCACGGCGAACCACTACGCCGTCGTGCAGGAGATGTTCCGCACGGTCCACCGCAACGGGTACATGGTCGCGCAGAAGGGGATGGGCGCGATCTCCCCGTCCACCGGACGGACGCTGCCCGACCGCTACGTCGAGGGCACGTGCCCGATCTGCGGCTTCGACGGCGCCCGCGGCGACCAGTGCGACAACTGCGGCAACCAGCTCGACGCGATCGAGCTGAAGAACCCGCGCAGCCGCATCAACGGCGAGACGCCGGTGTTCGTCGAGACCGAGCACTTCTACCTCGACCTGCCCGCCGTGGCCGACGCGCTCGGCTCCTGGCTGCAGACGCGCGCCGACACGGGGCGCTGGCGGCCGAACGTCCTGAACTTCTCCAAGAACCTCCTGGAGGACATGAAGCCCCGCGCCATGACGCGGGACATCGACTGGGGCATCCCCGTCCCGCTCGCCGGGTGGGAGGAGAACCCGGCCAAGCGGCTCTACGTATGGTTCGACGCCGTCATCGGCTACCTGTCGGCCTCGGTCGAGTGGGCCCGCCGGTCCGGTGACGACGACGCCTGGCGCGCGTGGTGGACGGACCCGTCCGCGGAGTCGTACTACTTCATGGGCAAGGACAACATCACCTTCCACTCCCAGATCTGGCCGGCGGAACTCCTCGCCTACGACGGCCGCGGGTCGCGCGGTGGCGAGCCGGGGAGGTTCGGGAACCTCAACCTGCCCACCGAGGTCGTGGCGAGCGAGTTCCTCACCATGGAGGGCAAGCAGTTCTCCTCCAGCCGCGGGGTCGTCATCCACGTGCGCGACGTCCTGGCGCGCTACCAGCCGGACGCGTTGCGGTACTTCATCTCCGCAGCCGGACCGGAGAACAACGACTCCGACTTCACGTGGCAGGAGTTCGCCACCCGCGCGACCAGCGAACTCGTCGCCGGCTGGGGCAACCTCGTCAACCGCACCGCCTCGCTCATCGCCAAGAACGTCGGCGAGATCCCGGCGGCCGGTGAGCTCACCGACGCCGACCGGACGCTGCTCGACACCACCCGCGCGGGGTTCGGCGTCGTGGGCGACCTCATCGAGCACCACCGTCAGCGCGCCGGGCTCGGCGAGGCCATGCGCGTCGTCGGCGAGGTCAACAAGTACCTGACCGACCAGGAACCCTGGAAGATCAAGAACTCCGACCCCGACCGGATGCGGACCGTCCTGCACGTCACGGCGCAGGCGGTCTCGGACTGCCGGACGCTGCTGTCGCCGTACCTGCCGCACTCGGCGCAGAAGGTGCACGAGGCCTTCGGTGGTACGGGGACCGTCTCGCCGCTGCCGGAACTGCGGGAGGTCACCGACCTCGACGACGGCCGGCCGTACCCGGTCCTCTCCGGCGACTACCGCCGGGGCGAGACCCTGCCCGCCTGGGGTCCGGCGCCGATCGTGCCGGGGACGCCGGTCGCCGCGCCGACGCCGATCTTCACCAAGCTCGACGTCGCCGCGGTCGTCGAGGAGGAACTCGCGCGGCTGCAGCAGTGA
- a CDS encoding acyltransferase family protein — MAGEVVAEGGVAAPVASVAPDGSSPGRSRAAWPDAAKAVCILLVVLGHVAYILLDLAGAPWAAGAPPVWDDVDVVLRPLRMPLFFAISGLFAAAALTRPWRVVLRPRVGQNLYLHVVWLLIGFAVSTAVAVPTFMAPERLRDLPAAVATASTGLWYLYALAVYFVLARLTRRWPAAVPVAAAAVLAVVSFCGVLPGSGDTHSVVENLVWFLAGARFPDAVRSLTARQRPALVVGVGGLLVLVLAAVRLVHPPVLVDALVEIPTRAAAIVVGVCLAVLLTQRLPRLSQPLLRLGRRTLPVYVVHGIVLLLVQRPLGAVTNPAFGRLPHPALAVVVVAYPLVVTAALVWLCLAVQTLAGRIGAGWLFALPGGARSRVRPAP; from the coding sequence ATGGCAGGAGAAGTGGTGGCGGAAGGGGGCGTCGCGGCGCCGGTGGCGTCGGTCGCCCCGGACGGGTCGTCGCCCGGTCGGTCACGGGCCGCGTGGCCCGACGCCGCCAAGGCCGTCTGCATCCTGCTGGTCGTCCTCGGCCACGTCGCCTACATCCTCCTCGACCTCGCCGGTGCCCCCTGGGCGGCGGGTGCCCCGCCCGTCTGGGACGACGTCGACGTCGTCCTGCGCCCCTTGCGGATGCCGCTCTTCTTCGCCATCTCCGGGCTGTTCGCGGCCGCCGCCCTCACGCGTCCGTGGCGGGTCGTGCTGCGGCCGCGGGTGGGGCAGAACCTCTACCTGCACGTGGTCTGGCTGCTCATCGGGTTCGCGGTCTCGACGGCCGTCGCCGTCCCGACCTTCATGGCGCCGGAACGTCTCCGCGACCTCCCCGCCGCGGTGGCCACGGCCTCGACCGGCCTGTGGTACCTCTACGCGCTCGCCGTGTACTTCGTGCTGGCCCGGCTGACGCGCCGCTGGCCCGCCGCCGTTCCCGTCGCGGCGGCCGCGGTGCTCGCCGTCGTCTCCTTCTGCGGCGTCCTGCCCGGGTCCGGAGACACGCACTCCGTCGTGGAGAACCTCGTGTGGTTCCTCGCGGGGGCCCGCTTCCCCGACGCCGTCCGGTCGTTGACCGCCCGGCAACGGCCCGCGCTCGTCGTGGGGGTCGGGGGTCTGCTCGTGCTCGTGCTGGCCGCCGTCCGCCTCGTCCACCCGCCCGTCCTCGTCGACGCGCTCGTCGAGATCCCCACGCGCGCAGCCGCGATCGTGGTCGGCGTCTGCCTGGCCGTCCTGCTGACCCAGCGGTTGCCGCGCCTCAGCCAGCCCCTGCTGCGGCTGGGCCGGCGGACCCTGCCCGTGTACGTCGTGCACGGCATCGTCCTGCTCCTCGTGCAGCGGCCGCTCGGCGCGGTGACGAACCCCGCCTTCGGCCGGCTGCCGCACCCGGCGCTCGCGGTCGTCGTCGTCGCCTACCCGCTGGTCGTCACCGCGGCCCTCGTGTGGCTGTGCCTGGCCGTGCAGACGCTGGCCGGCCGGATCGGCGCGGGCTGGTTGTTCGCCCTGCCCGGCGGGGCCCGGTCCCGGGTGCGACCGGCCCCCTAG
- a CDS encoding DUF3072 domain-containing protein, which translates to MSEQTSGQDQNPDPTQNAEKDPETWVTGDEPMTGPQRSYLQTLAREAGRELPDDLDKARASELIDELQQETGRGNS; encoded by the coding sequence GTGAGCGAGCAGACCTCCGGCCAGGACCAGAACCCCGACCCCACGCAGAACGCCGAGAAGGACCCCGAGACCTGGGTCACCGGCGACGAACCGATGACCGGCCCCCAGCGCAGCTACCTGCAGACGCTGGCGCGCGAGGCCGGCCGTGAGCTCCCCGACGACCTCGACAAGGCGCGGGCCTCCGAGCTCATCGACGAGCTGCAGCAGGAGACGGGCCGCGGGAACTCCTGA
- a CDS encoding VOC family protein, giving the protein MDSRLVNVVVDAVDPVRLAHWWRRALEWRLGYADAHETDVVPPEGEPGVELVFLPGGAPRAPGSPPNRVHLDLDSSSPADQRETVEFLLDTGAQRVDVGQGDAPWVVLADPEGNEFCVLDPRPEYDGTGRVAAVVCLAADPPALAEFWAPLAGMPLARSTSRVAQLRGTSGPFLEFVASPTPHTVKNRWHLDVRATRSGRGRERVLSRALETGARRADIGQGPGVTWTVLADPEGNEFCVLSGAVE; this is encoded by the coding sequence GTGGACAGCCGTCTGGTGAACGTCGTGGTCGACGCCGTCGACCCGGTCCGGCTCGCGCACTGGTGGCGGCGGGCCCTGGAGTGGCGGCTCGGCTACGCCGACGCGCACGAGACGGACGTCGTGCCGCCTGAGGGCGAACCCGGCGTCGAGCTGGTGTTCCTCCCCGGCGGGGCCCCCAGGGCGCCCGGGTCCCCGCCGAACCGGGTGCACCTGGACCTCGACTCCTCCTCTCCCGCCGACCAGCGCGAGACGGTGGAGTTCCTGCTCGACACCGGGGCGCAGCGCGTCGACGTCGGCCAGGGCGACGCCCCGTGGGTCGTCCTGGCCGACCCCGAGGGCAACGAGTTCTGCGTCCTGGACCCACGACCGGAGTACGACGGGACCGGGCGCGTGGCCGCCGTGGTGTGCCTGGCGGCCGACCCCCCGGCGCTGGCGGAGTTCTGGGCACCCCTGGCGGGGATGCCCTTGGCGCGCAGCACTTCCCGGGTGGCGCAGCTGCGCGGGACGTCCGGTCCCTTCCTCGAGTTCGTCGCCTCGCCCACCCCGCACACGGTGAAGAACCGCTGGCACCTCGACGTGCGGGCGACGCGGTCCGGGCGCGGCCGGGAACGCGTGCTGTCCCGCGCGCTGGAGACGGGCGCCCGCAGGGCCGACATCGGCCAGGGGCCGGGGGTCACGTGGACGGTGCTGGCCGACCCCGAGGGCAACGAGTTCTGCGTCCTGTCCGGAGCCGTCGAGTAG
- a CDS encoding quinone oxidoreductase family protein: protein MRAVQVERTGGPEVLTLVDLPDPEPGPGQVLVDVAAAGVNFIDTYRRSGVYPLELPAVLGSEGAGRVAALGPGVEGFTVGQPVAWKEAPGSYAEQVLVAAGELVPVPDGLDPTVCAAVLLQGLTAHYLATDTFPVQAGTWALVHAGAGGVGLLLTQVLKRKGAHVLATVSTPAKAELARAAGADEVVGYAQAPAAARDLTGGRGVDVVYDSVGKDTFEASLTALRPRGLVALFGGSSGQVPPFDVQRLNALGSLFLTRPSLGAYTQTRQELLARTDELFGWVAAGEIVVRVGGTYPLADARRAHEDLEGRRTTGKSLLLP, encoded by the coding sequence GTGCGCGCAGTCCAGGTGGAACGGACCGGAGGGCCGGAGGTCCTCACCCTCGTCGACCTCCCCGACCCCGAGCCGGGGCCGGGACAGGTGCTCGTCGACGTCGCGGCGGCCGGCGTGAACTTCATCGACACCTACCGCCGCAGCGGGGTCTACCCCCTCGAGCTGCCCGCGGTGCTGGGCAGCGAGGGAGCCGGTCGGGTCGCGGCGCTCGGACCCGGGGTCGAGGGGTTCACCGTGGGGCAGCCCGTCGCCTGGAAGGAGGCGCCCGGCAGCTACGCCGAGCAGGTCCTCGTCGCGGCCGGTGAGCTGGTGCCCGTTCCCGACGGTCTCGACCCGACGGTCTGCGCGGCCGTCCTGCTCCAGGGGCTCACGGCGCACTACCTCGCGACGGACACGTTCCCGGTGCAGGCCGGCACGTGGGCGCTGGTGCACGCCGGGGCCGGCGGGGTCGGGCTGCTGCTCACCCAGGTGCTCAAGCGCAAGGGCGCCCACGTCCTGGCGACCGTCTCCACCCCGGCCAAGGCCGAGCTGGCACGGGCCGCCGGGGCCGACGAGGTCGTGGGCTACGCGCAGGCGCCCGCCGCGGCGCGCGACCTCACGGGCGGTCGTGGGGTCGACGTCGTCTACGACAGCGTCGGCAAGGACACCTTCGAGGCCAGCCTGACCGCGCTGCGCCCGCGCGGGCTGGTGGCGCTGTTCGGCGGGTCCAGCGGTCAGGTGCCACCCTTCGACGTCCAGCGCCTCAACGCGCTGGGGTCCCTGTTCCTCACCCGCCCGAGCCTCGGCGCGTACACGCAGACCCGCCAGGAGCTGCTGGCCCGCACGGACGAGCTCTTCGGGTGGGTCGCCGCCGGAGAGATCGTCGTCCGCGTCGGCGGGACGTACCCGCTCGCCGACGCGCGCCGGGCGCACGAGGACCTCGAGGGCCGGCGGACGACGGGGAAGTCGCTGCTGCTGCCCTGA